The sequence below is a genomic window from Rhizobium gallicum bv. gallicum R602sp.
GAGTGCCGAAGCTTTGGAGCGCAAAGGTGAGCTCTTTTCGACCGCGACGCAGTCATGGAGCAGAACGGCGGCGGCTAGGATCCGACCGTTTCCGCCCTCTGTTGCGTGTATCCGCATCGCATTGCGGAACACGCGCAGGATATGGGCAAGGTCATGCGACCCGTCATCGCCCTCCGTGGCGTAGGGAGTGAGTTTGGCCGCGAGACTTTCAAAAGGAGAAAAGGCCTTGGCTTCGAACATGCCTGTCACCGGATTTTTTAGGAGTGCTCGGACTTTCGCATAAAGCTTCCGGACACGAGTCGCAATGAAGCTCTCAGCTCGCCTTCGCCATGGATCCAGAGCGTGATGCTAAAAGCAGCCTCGCGACGTCAGCGGCAGGTGCTGGCGGGCTGATGTAGTAGCCTTGAATCTCGTCGCATTCCTCGCTTTCGAGCAGGCTCTTTTGTTCGGCCGTCTCGACGCCCTCGACGGTGACGCGCATGCCGAGCGCGTCGCCGAGCAGGATGATTGCGTGCATGATGGCATAGGCTTCCTTGTTTTCGGCGATTCCGCAGACGAACGATTTGTCGATCTTGATCTTGTCGAAGGGAAAGCTGCTCAGGTAGCTCAGCGACGAATAACCGGTTCCGAAATCATCCATGGAAATGCGGATGCCGCGCTCCTTTAAGGCATGAAGAATCGGCAGCGTATCGTCGAGATTTTCCATCAGCACGCTTTCGGTGATCTCCAGTTCCAGCCGCGCCGGGGATATCGCAGCCTCCGCAATCGCCTCATCGACATCGGCCAGCAGATTGCTGCTGGTGAACTGGATCGCCGAGACGTTGACGGCGATCTTGATGCCTTCCGGCCAGCATGCGGCCTCGCGGCACGCCTTCCTCAGGACCCAGCGCCCGATATCGACGACGAGGCCGACCTCCTCGGCAAGTGGGATGAACTCCATCGGCGGCACGCGGCCGCGCGTTGGATGGTTCCAGCGTACAAGGGCTTCGAAACCGCAAATGCGCTGCTGACGCAGGTCGTAGAGCGGCTGGTAATGCAGTTCGAATTCGTCGCTGTGCAATGCCAGCCGAAGGTCGGCTTCGAGCGCGTGGCGGGCCTGGATGCGGGATGCCATCTCGCTTGTGAAGAAGCGTTCGTGCTTGCGTCCATCCGCCTTGGCCCGCGAGAGCGCGACACCAGCGTTGCGGAGCAATATGTCGGTCTCGGCACCATCTTCGGGCGCGAGTGCAATTCCCATCGAGACGCTGAGCTCGATCTGCTTGTCGCCGCGAAAGAAGGGCTTGGAAAGCTCGCTGCGGATCTGGGCGGCAAGCGCCGTGACATTCCGCGGCTGCTGCCTTCCACGTTGAAGAACCGCGAATTCATCGGAGCCGAGGCGGGCCAGCATATTCTCGCTGCTAGCCGATGCACGGATGCGTTCGGCAACCTGGCGAAGGATGGTGTCGCCGGTCGAAACGCCCATCGTATCGTTGATGGATTTGAAGCGGTCGAGGTTCAGGTGCACGAGCGCGATCTGCTCGTTTGGCGCGCGCTCGGAAAGTGCGGCATCGACCTGCTCGCGAAAACGGATGCGGTTCGGCAGGCCGGTCAGCGGATCGTGATGCGCGAGGTGGGCGATCCGCTCGGCGGCCTTCCGCTCTTCGGTGATGTCTGAATGGATCGCGATATTGCTGCCATCCGGTAAGACGGTCACAACACTGAAGATAACGCGGCCGTCGTCCATCAGCCATTCGCGCCGGCGGATTTTACCTAGGCCGGGCGGCATTGCAGACGCCTCCTTGGAGCGGCAAGCGGATCGAACCGTCTTCCTCTCTTTGCCGGGGATCCTGATGCTGAGAGCCCGCACAGAAATTCCAGGGACTGCCTGATCGGCGGAGAAACCGAAGAGCTGGCGGAACCGGTCGTTGCAGAGGATCAGGCGCTGTGCCGAATCGAAGACGCTGAGACCGAGCGGCAGGTTATCGAGCACGAGGGCGAAAAGGGCATGGTTGCGGCCATGGCTTCGATAGGTCTCGATGACCAGCGCCATCAGGCGCTTCGCATCGACTGAACCGTCGTTGTTTACGGCTTGGGTGCATTGCTGCCAAAAGAGCGTTTCAGCATCCATGAGGGCAATTATCCTGCATGTAGGCCGCTGCGAATTACTGCTGATCCCCATAGCTCAAATCCGAGCAGGAAACGCCGCGCTTCGCACCGGGCATGCAAAGGCCTTTCTGAAAATCTTTAAAATATTCGACTTAAACAATACCGGAAACGACCGGCTCTGCTGCGGCAACCCGTTGCAATCATTATCTGTGGACCGAATTAACAATCGGTTGCCTGCGAAGTATGTGAGACTATGCCACGTGCACGCCTAGGATGCAAGGCGGCAAGCTTCGTGTAAAAGCTTTGTCAACCTTGATTAATGAGAAGTTAACAACTTATTGACCCGACTCGCAAATCAGTTTATCCACCGAGTCAGTTTTGATTTCCCCCATCGTATTGCGTACAGACATCACCGGAAAAAAAGGCGGTGAACGGAGGTTTGTATGACTCATGTTTCATCTGTTTCAGAAACGTCTTATGCCTATTTGGCGACCCTATCGCGGCTGGACGCGAATGGTGACGGGGTATTGAGCCGCGGGGAGCGTGCAGCTGATGAAAAGCCCGGCATTTTCAAGCGGTTCAGTGAAGACGATACAGGACGCCAGCCGCGCTCCACAGCTGGCGACAATGTTCTCTCGCTG
It includes:
- a CDS encoding EAL domain-containing protein, with protein sequence MDAETLFWQQCTQAVNNDGSVDAKRLMALVIETYRSHGRNHALFALVLDNLPLGLSVFDSAQRLILCNDRFRQLFGFSADQAVPGISVRALSIRIPGKERKTVRSACRSKEASAMPPGLGKIRRREWLMDDGRVIFSVVTVLPDGSNIAIHSDITEERKAAERIAHLAHHDPLTGLPNRIRFREQVDAALSERAPNEQIALVHLNLDRFKSINDTMGVSTGDTILRQVAERIRASASSENMLARLGSDEFAVLQRGRQQPRNVTALAAQIRSELSKPFFRGDKQIELSVSMGIALAPEDGAETDILLRNAGVALSRAKADGRKHERFFTSEMASRIQARHALEADLRLALHSDEFELHYQPLYDLRQQRICGFEALVRWNHPTRGRVPPMEFIPLAEEVGLVVDIGRWVLRKACREAACWPEGIKIAVNVSAIQFTSSNLLADVDEAIAEAAISPARLELEITESVLMENLDDTLPILHALKERGIRISMDDFGTGYSSLSYLSSFPFDKIKIDKSFVCGIAENKEAYAIMHAIILLGDALGMRVTVEGVETAEQKSLLESEECDEIQGYYISPPAPAADVARLLLASRSGSMAKAS